A stretch of the Pantoea deleyi genome encodes the following:
- a CDS encoding MFS transporter — protein sequence MHEPVNDLLSAARRRRALIAGSVGNFIEWYEFAVYGFLATVIAQNFFRLEGESALTGLLLTYASFAIAFFFRPLGAVLFGRMGDRIGRKPTLIFVLIMMTLATAAIGLVPPYAQLGVLAPLIVTALRILQGLFAGGEYGGAVSLMTEFAPRGRRGLYGAWQSFTVALGLLAGAGIVALLSVLLTPEQMLSWGWRIPFFLALPMGVLALWLRVQMEETPAFIQQQAQPVRKVQASLGDTLKTILLGICRLMVWSAAGYTWLVIMPTYLQASLHTGFNQALLIAVISNLGFASTIIPAGMLSDRIGRRTVMVTAAVLLLVLSLPLLHLLQSPETGLLLKALVVFLAGGVVGLLAGPGPAMLAEMFPTQVRYTGLGLAYSLSNAVFSGCAGLIITGLIKETGNPDIPAWYVMATALVSIVALMTLNRDDHLRQLDEPPER from the coding sequence ATGCATGAACCCGTAAATGATCTGCTGAGTGCTGCCCGACGCAGACGTGCGTTAATTGCCGGTTCCGTGGGTAATTTCATCGAGTGGTATGAGTTCGCGGTGTACGGCTTCCTCGCCACCGTGATCGCGCAGAACTTTTTCCGGCTGGAGGGCGAGTCTGCGCTGACCGGGCTTCTGCTGACCTACGCCTCCTTCGCCATCGCCTTCTTCTTCCGGCCACTCGGCGCCGTCCTCTTCGGGAGGATGGGGGATCGCATCGGCCGCAAGCCCACGCTGATCTTTGTGTTGATAATGATGACGCTGGCAACCGCCGCCATTGGCCTGGTGCCCCCTTACGCACAACTCGGCGTGCTGGCTCCGCTGATCGTCACCGCGCTGCGTATTCTGCAGGGGCTGTTCGCCGGGGGCGAGTATGGCGGGGCGGTCTCCCTGATGACGGAGTTTGCGCCGCGCGGCCGGCGGGGGCTCTATGGTGCCTGGCAATCCTTTACCGTGGCGCTGGGGCTGCTGGCCGGCGCCGGTATCGTCGCGCTGCTCTCCGTGCTGCTGACCCCGGAACAGATGCTGAGCTGGGGCTGGCGTATCCCGTTCTTTTTGGCGCTGCCGATGGGCGTGCTGGCGCTCTGGCTGCGGGTACAGATGGAGGAGACCCCGGCCTTTATCCAACAGCAGGCACAGCCCGTCCGGAAAGTGCAGGCCAGCCTGGGCGACACGCTGAAAACCATCCTGCTCGGCATCTGCCGGCTGATGGTCTGGTCGGCGGCCGGGTACACCTGGCTGGTGATCATGCCGACCTATCTGCAGGCCTCACTGCATACCGGCTTTAACCAGGCGCTGCTGATCGCGGTGATCTCAAACCTAGGCTTTGCCAGCACCATTATTCCCGCCGGGATGCTGAGCGACAGAATAGGGCGCCGGACGGTGATGGTCACGGCGGCAGTCTTGCTGCTGGTGCTCTCGCTGCCGCTGCTGCATCTCCTGCAATCCCCTGAAACCGGGCTGCTGCTGAAAGCGCTGGTGGTCTTTCTGGCGGGCGGGGTGGTCGGCCTGCTGGCCGGGCCGGGGCCTGCGATGCTGGCGGAGATGTTTCCGACGCAGGTGCGCTACACCGGGCTGGGGCTGGCCTATTCGCTCTCGAATGCGGTCTTCTCAGGCTGCGCCGGATTAATCATCACCGGGCTGATTAAAGAGACCGGCAATCCTGACATTCCCGCCTGGTATGTGATGGCGACGGCGCTGGTCAGCATTGTGGCGCTGATGACGCTGAACCGGGACGATCACCTGCGGCAGCTCGACGAGCCACCGGAGCGCTGA
- the mqo gene encoding malate dehydrogenase (quinone), producing the protein MMNSKKVIPTLSLAALLVSSALHAETSPEKTDVLLIGGGIMSASMGTMLEELQPGWKQIMVEKLDGVALESSNGWNNAGTGHSANMELNYTPERKDGSIDVTKALEINEAFMVSRQFWTAQIKEGVMHDPRSFINSTPHMSFVWGDNVDFLTKRYAALQKTALFQGMKFSTDHKQIEQWAPLVMEGRDPQQKVAATWTPVGTDVNYGEITRQLIGSLKKNDNFRLETSSEVTDFKRNDDNSWHVTIKDAKNGNERAVDAKYVFIGAGGGALKLLQKTGIPEADNYAGFPVGGSFLVTENSAIADRHLAKVYGQASTGAPPMSVPHLDTRYLDGKRVVLFGPFATFSTKFLKNGSLFDLLSTTTAHNIGPMTDVGMDNFDLVKYLIGQVMLNDEDRFESLKEYYPDAKKEDWKLIQAGQRVQIIKKDADKGGVLKLGTEIVTDQQKTVAALLGASPGASTAAPIALSVMQKLFPEEFKSAEWQAKIHKMIPGYGQKLNDNVPLLQQVWNDTAATLQLTTPPVINMDGKTAEAPAAQAQPAAPSAKHDMAL; encoded by the coding sequence ATGATGAATTCAAAGAAAGTTATTCCTACCCTTTCCCTCGCGGCCTTGTTAGTTTCTTCAGCGCTTCACGCTGAAACTTCACCAGAAAAAACCGACGTCCTGTTAATCGGCGGCGGCATCATGAGCGCCTCAATGGGCACGATGCTGGAAGAGCTGCAGCCTGGCTGGAAACAGATCATGGTTGAGAAACTGGATGGCGTGGCGCTGGAATCTTCCAACGGCTGGAATAACGCCGGTACCGGTCACTCTGCCAACATGGAACTGAACTATACGCCTGAGCGTAAAGACGGCTCCATCGACGTGACCAAAGCGCTGGAAATCAATGAAGCCTTCATGGTTTCACGCCAGTTCTGGACCGCACAGATTAAAGAGGGCGTGATGCACGATCCTCGCTCTTTCATCAACTCAACGCCGCACATGAGCTTCGTCTGGGGCGACAACGTGGACTTCCTGACCAAGCGCTACGCGGCACTGCAGAAAACCGCGCTGTTCCAGGGCATGAAGTTCTCTACCGATCACAAGCAGATTGAACAGTGGGCTCCGCTGGTGATGGAAGGCCGCGATCCGCAGCAGAAAGTGGCCGCGACCTGGACCCCGGTCGGTACCGACGTCAACTACGGTGAAATCACCCGTCAGCTGATCGGCAGCCTGAAGAAGAACGATAACTTCCGTCTGGAAACCTCGTCTGAAGTCACCGATTTCAAGCGTAACGACGACAACTCCTGGCACGTCACCATCAAAGATGCCAAAAACGGCAACGAGCGTGCGGTTGACGCGAAATATGTCTTTATCGGTGCAGGCGGCGGCGCGCTGAAATTACTGCAGAAGACCGGTATTCCGGAAGCAGACAACTATGCAGGCTTCCCGGTCGGCGGCTCCTTCCTGGTGACCGAGAACAGCGCGATTGCCGATCGTCACCTGGCGAAAGTCTACGGTCAGGCGTCAACCGGTGCACCACCGATGTCGGTTCCGCATCTGGACACCCGCTACCTGGATGGCAAACGTGTTGTACTGTTCGGGCCGTTTGCGACCTTCTCAACTAAGTTCCTGAAAAACGGTTCGCTGTTCGATCTGCTGAGCACCACCACTGCCCACAACATCGGTCCGATGACCGATGTTGGCATGGATAACTTCGATCTGGTGAAATACCTGATCGGCCAGGTGATGCTGAATGATGAAGATCGCTTCGAATCACTGAAAGAGTACTATCCGGACGCGAAGAAAGAGGACTGGAAACTGATCCAGGCCGGTCAGCGTGTGCAGATCATCAAGAAAGATGCCGATAAAGGTGGCGTGCTGAAACTGGGCACCGAAATCGTGACCGATCAGCAGAAAACCGTGGCAGCCCTGCTGGGTGCGTCACCGGGTGCGTCTACCGCTGCACCTATCGCATTAAGCGTGATGCAGAAACTGTTCCCGGAAGAGTTTAAATCCGCAGAATGGCAGGCCAAAATTCACAAGATGATCCCAGGCTACGGTCAGAAACTGAATGACAACGTGCCGCTGCTGCAGCAGGTGTGGAATGACACCGCCGCGACCCTGCAGCTGACCACGCCGCCGGTAATCAACATGGATGGCAAAACTGCCGAGGCACCTGCCGCGCAGGCTCAGCCCGCTGCCCCATCCGCGAAACACGACATGGCGCTGTAA
- a CDS encoding FAD:protein FMN transferase, translating to MLNDARVYAYSAVLMGSPILLKLFDDNQTLAGQVFRLIKQQENLFTVNRAASEVMAINHAAGQHPVVVSQPVFDLIACAHAVSLLPGSLFNLAIGPLVKCWKIGFQGHSVPSDAALQARLALTNPHEVILDADARSVMLARPGMEIDLGAIAKGYIADVVQAFLRQQQVSRALINLGGNVQTVGAPPDEAGWAIGLKKPFGEEGALIGVIEVCNRSVVTSGIYERYFEQEGVLYHHILDPRSGYPLDNALLSVTVIADRSLDGDIYTTLLYGLGVEKGIACLADKPGIEAIFVTRDRQVICSSQRHFSFRLLDTDYRLVH from the coding sequence ATGTTAAACGATGCGCGTGTCTATGCTTACTCCGCCGTATTAATGGGGTCACCCATTCTGCTGAAACTCTTCGACGATAATCAGACCCTGGCCGGTCAGGTGTTTCGCCTGATCAAACAGCAGGAGAATCTCTTCACGGTCAACCGTGCCGCGTCAGAAGTGATGGCGATTAACCATGCGGCGGGGCAGCATCCGGTGGTGGTGAGTCAGCCCGTGTTCGATTTGATCGCCTGTGCACACGCGGTGAGCCTGCTGCCCGGCAGCCTGTTTAACCTGGCTATCGGCCCGCTGGTGAAGTGCTGGAAGATTGGATTTCAGGGCCACAGCGTGCCCTCCGACGCGGCGCTGCAGGCGCGTCTGGCGCTGACTAATCCACATGAGGTGATCCTGGATGCCGACGCCCGCAGCGTGATGCTGGCCCGGCCAGGCATGGAGATTGACCTGGGTGCCATCGCCAAGGGGTATATTGCCGATGTCGTGCAGGCCTTTCTGCGTCAGCAGCAGGTCAGCCGCGCCCTGATTAACCTGGGCGGCAACGTCCAGACGGTGGGGGCGCCGCCCGATGAAGCGGGCTGGGCCATCGGCCTGAAAAAACCCTTTGGTGAAGAGGGCGCGCTGATCGGGGTGATCGAGGTCTGCAACCGCTCGGTGGTCACCTCCGGGATCTACGAGCGCTACTTCGAGCAGGAGGGCGTCCTTTACCACCATATTCTCGATCCGCGCAGCGGTTATCCGCTGGATAACGCGCTGCTGAGCGTCACCGTGATCGCGGACCGTTCGCTGGATGGCGACATCTACACCACACTGCTGTATGGCCTGGGCGTGGAGAAAGGCATCGCCTGTCTGGCCGATAAGCCGGGCATTGAGGCGATTTTCGTGACCCGTGACAGGCAGGTGATCTGCTCGTCACAACGTCACTTTTCGTTCCGGTTACTGGACACCGACTACCGGCTGGTTCACTGA
- a CDS encoding pyridoxal phosphate-dependent decarboxylase family protein, whose protein sequence is MSRLNPILAASAQSTEAYQQAIAQSSAAVVKWLEQPEMYQGKTVAELRERITLDFNPQGLGNQAAIERAIEYFLKDSLSVHHPQCVAHLHCPSLVISQAAEVLINATNQSMDSWDQAPSATLIEMKLIEWLRTQVGYQAGDAGVFTSGGTQSNLMGLMLARDAWYARQGHSVQQDGLTGDLKKMKVFCSENAHFSVQKNMALLGLGYQSVTQVKCDRFARMDMDDLRLKLAAAKANGENILAIVATAGTTDAGAIDPLREITALAAEENIWVHVDAAWGGALLLSEKYRHYLDGIEQVDSITLDFHKQFFQTISCGAFLLKEARHYELMRYQAAYLNSEFDEAQGVPNLVSKSLQTTRRFDALKLWMGLEALGQKQYADIIDHGVTLAQQVAQYVDAQPALELVMTPQLASVLFRYRPAHLAHLSSADIALLNQRIGDALLESGRANVGVTEHEGVTCLKMTLLNPTVTLDDIKVLLTLVETTAQQLV, encoded by the coding sequence ATGTCCCGGTTAAACCCGATTCTGGCGGCCTCAGCGCAGAGCACCGAGGCCTACCAGCAGGCGATCGCCCAGAGCAGTGCGGCCGTCGTTAAGTGGCTGGAACAACCTGAGATGTATCAGGGAAAAACCGTCGCGGAGCTGCGTGAGCGCATCACACTGGACTTCAATCCTCAGGGCCTGGGTAACCAGGCCGCGATTGAACGCGCCATTGAGTACTTCCTCAAGGACAGCCTGTCGGTGCATCACCCGCAGTGCGTAGCGCATCTGCACTGCCCGAGCCTGGTCATCAGCCAGGCGGCGGAAGTGCTGATCAACGCCACCAACCAGAGCATGGATTCCTGGGACCAGGCACCCTCTGCCACCCTGATTGAGATGAAGCTGATTGAGTGGCTGCGTACCCAGGTGGGGTATCAGGCGGGCGATGCCGGTGTCTTCACCAGCGGCGGCACCCAGAGCAACCTGATGGGTCTGATGCTGGCGCGTGACGCCTGGTACGCCCGTCAGGGTCACTCTGTCCAGCAGGATGGCTTAACCGGCGATCTGAAGAAGATGAAGGTCTTCTGTTCAGAGAACGCGCACTTCTCCGTGCAGAAGAACATGGCGCTGCTCGGTCTGGGTTACCAGTCCGTGACCCAGGTGAAGTGCGATCGCTTCGCCCGCATGGATATGGACGATCTGCGCCTGAAACTGGCGGCGGCCAAAGCCAACGGTGAAAACATTCTGGCGATCGTCGCCACGGCCGGCACCACCGACGCCGGTGCGATCGATCCGCTGCGCGAAATCACGGCGCTGGCGGCAGAAGAGAACATCTGGGTGCACGTCGATGCGGCCTGGGGTGGCGCGCTGCTGCTCTCGGAGAAGTATCGTCACTATCTGGACGGCATTGAGCAGGTGGATTCCATTACCCTGGACTTCCACAAGCAGTTCTTCCAGACCATCAGCTGCGGCGCCTTCCTGCTGAAGGAAGCGCGTCACTATGAGCTGATGCGCTACCAGGCGGCTTATCTGAACTCAGAGTTCGATGAAGCGCAGGGCGTGCCGAATCTGGTGTCGAAGTCACTGCAGACGACCCGCCGTTTTGATGCGCTGAAGCTGTGGATGGGCCTGGAAGCGCTGGGTCAGAAGCAGTATGCCGACATCATCGATCACGGCGTGACGCTGGCGCAGCAGGTGGCGCAGTATGTGGATGCGCAGCCTGCGCTGGAACTGGTCATGACCCCGCAGCTCGCCAGCGTGCTGTTCCGCTATCGTCCGGCGCACCTGGCGCATCTGAGCAGTGCCGATATTGCCCTGCTTAATCAGCGTATCGGTGATGCGCTGCTGGAGTCGGGCCGCGCTAACGTCGGCGTGACCGAGCACGAGGGCGTGACCTGCCTGAAGATGACCCTGCTGAACCCGACGGTGACACTGGACGATATTAAAGTCTTGCTGACGCTGGTGGAGACCACCGCACAGCAGCTGGTGTAA
- a CDS encoding diaminobutyrate--2-oxoglutarate transaminase: protein MTDKVRIDSLNAQNANATNETYLARQAEFESNVRSYPRKLPFAIAKAQGVWITDVENNNYLDCLAGAGTLALGHNHPDVLQSIQHVITSGLPLHTLDLTTPLKDEFSEYLLSVLPGQGKEYCLQFTGPSGADAVEAALKLAKKVTGRSGVISFSGGYHGMTHGALSVTGNLSPKEAVDGMMPEVQFMPYPHEYRCPLGLGGEAGVKALTYYFDNLINDVESGVRKPAAVILEAVQGEGGVNPAPAGWLQRIRKVTKEHGILLILDEVQAGFARTGKFFAFEHAGIEPDIIVMSKAVGGGLPLAVLGIKKEFDAWSPGHHTGTFRGNQLAMATGLTTLKLLKDNNIADKVAAQGEMLKGKLRELQQRYPVIGNVRGLGLMLGIEMVKPHEPADHMGSFPADGDLSALVQKKCFENGLILERGGRHGSVLRLLPSLLITDAELDVFMDKFENALLSAGVQPV from the coding sequence ATGACGGATAAAGTCCGTATTGATAGTTTGAATGCACAAAACGCAAACGCAACCAATGAAACCTATCTGGCCCGTCAGGCTGAATTTGAATCAAACGTTCGAAGTTATCCGCGCAAACTGCCGTTCGCGATCGCGAAGGCACAGGGTGTCTGGATCACCGACGTCGAGAACAACAACTATCTCGACTGTCTTGCCGGTGCCGGAACGCTGGCACTGGGTCATAACCATCCAGACGTTCTGCAGAGCATTCAACATGTCATTACCAGCGGCTTGCCGTTACATACTCTGGATTTAACCACACCGTTAAAAGATGAGTTCTCTGAGTACCTGCTCTCCGTTTTACCAGGTCAGGGCAAAGAGTACTGCCTGCAGTTCACCGGCCCTTCGGGCGCGGATGCGGTTGAAGCCGCGCTGAAACTGGCGAAAAAAGTCACCGGCCGCAGCGGCGTCATCAGTTTCTCTGGTGGATACCACGGCATGACCCACGGTGCGCTCTCCGTGACCGGCAACCTTTCACCGAAAGAAGCGGTCGACGGCATGATGCCGGAAGTGCAGTTCATGCCTTACCCGCACGAATACCGCTGCCCGCTGGGCCTCGGTGGCGAAGCGGGCGTGAAAGCGCTGACCTACTACTTCGATAACCTGATTAACGACGTGGAAAGCGGCGTGCGTAAACCTGCGGCGGTGATCCTGGAAGCCGTTCAGGGTGAAGGCGGCGTTAACCCGGCGCCGGCTGGGTGGCTGCAGCGCATCCGTAAGGTCACCAAAGAGCACGGCATTCTGCTGATCCTGGACGAAGTTCAGGCAGGCTTTGCCCGTACCGGTAAGTTCTTCGCGTTTGAACACGCAGGTATCGAGCCAGACATCATCGTAATGTCAAAAGCGGTCGGCGGTGGTCTGCCCCTGGCGGTTCTGGGTATTAAGAAAGAGTTCGACGCCTGGTCTCCGGGTCATCACACCGGCACCTTCCGTGGCAACCAGCTGGCGATGGCGACCGGTCTGACCACGCTGAAACTGCTGAAAGACAACAACATTGCTGACAAAGTGGCGGCGCAGGGTGAAATGCTGAAAGGCAAACTGCGTGAACTGCAGCAGCGCTATCCGGTCATCGGCAACGTGCGTGGTCTGGGCCTGATGCTCGGCATTGAGATGGTCAAGCCGCACGAGCCTGCCGATCACATGGGCAGCTTCCCGGCAGATGGCGACCTCTCAGCGCTGGTGCAGAAGAAATGTTTTGAGAACGGCCTGATTCTGGAGCGTGGCGGACGTCACGGCAGCGTATTGCGTCTGCTGCCTTCCCTGCTGATCACGGATGCAGAACTGGACGTGTTTATGGATAAATTTGAAAACGCCCTGCTGTCAGCTGGCGTACAACCAGTTTGA
- a CDS encoding sensor histidine kinase produces MKLSTLTTLMMTAVILTVLVAVHLLYFVQIDNFAQSHLKDKAMAVARTLADSPEIQRGLGSPDGSQQIQPLAEAARKRNGLLFVVVTDMQGIRYSHPNAAVIGKHFVGNDIYPTLAGRENVAVNHGVLVEALRVFTPIFNAQHQQIGVVAIGIALNDVAAQIAKSRWNIVWTGLFGGLVALVGIFILVRRLKSILLGLEPHEISSLFEQRQAILNSIKEGVIAVDDQSRISLINHAAQQLLHDTTRKMPTSGDLIAEESVMHRHQQDALHAGKAWYDQELTLGNRILISNTVPVRSRERIIGAVTTFRDKTEISQLMQRLDGMVNYVDALRERSHEFMNKLHVILGLLHMKNYAQMEEYILKTANAYQTEIGSLLQKIKSPIIAGFLLSKINRVTDEGHQLIIDEASFLPDCGSEEQSAVLITVLGNLIENALEALDPEAEGEIHLMLHYQNGWLACEVSDDGPGIDGTQLSAIFERGVSSKGDDRGVGLFLVKQQTESLGGSVSVESEPGVFTQFLVQLPWERGMITQ; encoded by the coding sequence ATGAAACTCAGTACCCTGACTACCCTGATGATGACCGCGGTTATCCTCACCGTGCTGGTCGCGGTCCATCTGCTCTATTTTGTGCAGATTGATAACTTTGCGCAGTCGCATCTCAAGGACAAGGCGATGGCGGTGGCCCGCACGCTGGCAGACAGCCCGGAGATCCAGCGCGGTTTAGGGTCGCCGGACGGCAGCCAGCAGATCCAGCCGCTGGCGGAGGCCGCGCGCAAACGTAACGGCCTGCTGTTCGTGGTGGTGACCGATATGCAGGGCATCCGCTATTCCCATCCCAACGCGGCGGTTATTGGTAAACATTTCGTCGGCAACGACATCTATCCGACGCTGGCCGGCCGGGAGAATGTGGCCGTGAATCACGGTGTGCTGGTGGAGGCGCTGCGGGTCTTTACCCCGATCTTTAACGCACAGCATCAGCAGATTGGCGTGGTGGCGATCGGGATCGCGCTGAACGATGTGGCGGCGCAGATTGCCAAAAGCCGCTGGAATATCGTCTGGACCGGTCTGTTCGGCGGGCTGGTGGCGCTGGTCGGCATATTTATTCTGGTCCGGCGACTGAAGAGCATCCTGCTGGGGCTGGAGCCGCACGAGATTTCCAGCCTGTTTGAGCAGCGCCAGGCGATTCTCAATTCTATTAAAGAGGGCGTGATTGCGGTCGATGATCAGTCACGGATCAGCCTGATTAACCATGCGGCGCAGCAGCTGCTGCACGATACCACCCGTAAAATGCCCACCAGCGGCGATCTGATTGCCGAAGAGAGCGTGATGCATCGTCATCAGCAGGATGCGCTGCATGCGGGCAAAGCCTGGTACGATCAGGAGCTGACGCTGGGAAACCGTATCCTGATCAGCAACACCGTGCCGGTGCGCAGCCGCGAGCGCATTATCGGCGCGGTGACCACCTTCAGGGATAAGACCGAGATCAGCCAGCTGATGCAGCGTCTGGACGGCATGGTAAACTATGTGGATGCGTTGCGTGAGCGGTCCCATGAGTTTATGAACAAGCTGCATGTGATTCTGGGCCTGCTGCATATGAAAAACTATGCGCAGATGGAAGAGTACATCCTGAAAACCGCGAACGCTTATCAGACCGAGATTGGTTCTCTGCTGCAGAAGATCAAATCGCCGATTATCGCGGGCTTCCTGCTGAGTAAGATCAACCGGGTGACCGATGAGGGTCATCAGCTGATCATCGACGAGGCGAGTTTCCTGCCCGACTGCGGCAGCGAGGAGCAGAGCGCGGTGTTAATCACGGTGCTGGGCAATTTAATTGAAAATGCCCTTGAGGCGCTGGACCCGGAGGCTGAAGGTGAAATTCACCTCATGCTGCATTATCAGAACGGCTGGTTAGCCTGCGAAGTAAGCGATGACGGCCCCGGTATCGACGGCACGCAGCTCAGCGCCATCTTCGAGCGAGGCGTCTCGTCCAAAGGTGACGATCGCGGCGTCGGGCTGTTCCTGGTGAAGCAGCAGACCGAAAGCCTGGGCGGTAGCGTCAGCGTGGAGTCGGAACCGGGTGTATTTACCCAATTCTTAGTGCAACTTCCGTGGGAGAGAGGAATGATTACCCAATGA
- a CDS encoding VF530 family DNA-binding protein, whose translation MNAHTSKDPLHGVTLEMQINSLVAQYGWAELAKRITINCFKSDPSVKSSLKFLRRTPWARAEVEALYLASLAGKTVPRAAPAEKADTPADGDPWGNWRGGKPA comes from the coding sequence ATGAACGCACACACCTCAAAGGATCCTCTGCATGGCGTAACGCTGGAGATGCAGATCAACAGTTTAGTCGCGCAGTATGGCTGGGCAGAACTGGCAAAGCGGATCACTATCAACTGCTTTAAGAGCGACCCCAGCGTGAAGTCGAGCCTGAAGTTTCTACGCCGCACGCCCTGGGCGCGGGCCGAGGTCGAGGCGCTCTACCTTGCGTCATTAGCGGGAAAAACCGTCCCCCGCGCCGCCCCTGCAGAGAAAGCGGATACGCCTGCCGACGGGGATCCCTGGGGGAACTGGCGCGGCGGCAAGCCAGCGTAA
- the dcuR gene encoding two-component system response regulator DcuR, which produces MINVLVVDDDAMVAELNRCYIGQIPGFTCCGTASTLQQAKELLAQAEPQVDLILLDIYMQQENGLDLLPELRSAGRPVDVIIISSAADAATIKTSLNYGVVDYLIKPFQFARFEEALTGWRQKKSLMDNHQFYQQSDVDQLLHGNPPGASEQKRLPKGLTPQTLRTLCLWIDAHPGTEFSTDELATEVNISRVSCRKYLIWLAQINILFTSIHYGVTGRPVYRYRLQPEYHTLLKQYCQ; this is translated from the coding sequence ATGATCAATGTGTTAGTTGTCGATGATGACGCGATGGTAGCCGAGCTGAACCGCTGCTATATCGGGCAGATACCGGGCTTTACCTGCTGCGGCACCGCCTCTACCCTGCAGCAGGCCAAAGAGCTTCTGGCGCAGGCTGAGCCTCAGGTTGATCTGATCCTGCTGGATATCTATATGCAGCAGGAGAACGGTCTCGACCTGCTGCCGGAGCTGCGCAGCGCCGGACGGCCGGTTGACGTCATCATCATCTCGTCGGCTGCCGATGCCGCGACCATCAAAACCTCCCTCAACTACGGAGTGGTGGATTACCTGATTAAGCCTTTCCAGTTTGCCCGCTTCGAAGAGGCGCTCACCGGCTGGCGGCAGAAAAAATCGCTGATGGACAATCATCAGTTCTATCAGCAGTCGGACGTGGATCAGCTCCTGCATGGCAATCCGCCCGGTGCCAGCGAACAGAAGCGCCTGCCAAAAGGGCTGACGCCGCAGACGCTGCGCACGCTCTGCCTCTGGATCGACGCGCATCCGGGCACCGAGTTCTCCACCGATGAGCTGGCGACCGAGGTCAATATCTCCCGCGTCTCCTGCCGCAAATATCTGATCTGGCTGGCGCAGATCAATATCCTGTTTACCAGCATTCATTACGGCGTCACGGGCCGTCCGGTCTATCGCTATCGTCTGCAGCCGGAGTATCACACGCTGCTGAAGCAGTATTGTCAGTGA